One Cynocephalus volans isolate mCynVol1 chromosome 5, mCynVol1.pri, whole genome shotgun sequence DNA window includes the following coding sequences:
- the LOC134377997 gene encoding cAMP-regulated phosphoprotein 19 yields the protein MSAEVPEAASAEEQKEMEDKVTSPEKAEEAKLKARYPHLGQKPGGSDFLRKRLQKGQKYFDSGDYNMAKAKMKNKQLPAAAPDKTEVTGDHIPTPQDLPQRKPSLVASKLAG from the coding sequence ATGTCCGCGGAAGTCCCCGAGGCAGCCTCCGCGGAGGAGCAGAAGGAAATGGAAGATAAAGTGACTAGTCCAGAGAAagctgaagaagcaaaattaaaagCAAGGTATCCTCATCTGGGACAAAAGCCTGGAGGTTCAGATTTCTTAAGGAAACGATTACAGAAAGGgcaaaaatattttgattctgGGGATTACAACATGGCTAAAGCAAAAATGAAGAACAAGCAACTTCCTGCTGCAGCCCCAGATAAGACGGAGGTCACTGGTGACCACATTCCCACTCCACAGGACCTTCCTCAACGAAAACCATCCCTTGTTGCTAGCAAGCTGGCTGGCTGA